One part of the Prochlorococcus marinus str. MIT 9313 genome encodes these proteins:
- a CDS encoding HDIG domain-containing metalloprotein — translation MVRLPTLNRLWQSWLRSESPQRPLLRWSMPHKAALLMSCFAVAIISSWPWLFQPNLNPGLPAPFEARAPRDARVVDSEAQEQRRSQLVQSTFVQVIDQQETTRLKKRLERNLAELERVARNSDAGRIGPVNLNAEEQIWLQARSQQERKRWDMAIRRASERMLSQGLNNLALEQLQEAAAIQLADLGEQNGPARSLSSKLLASTYQGSSNLRTDPALSQRLIEELITKQDIPIIEVRRGDLITSKGEPISPRAYAVLNHFGLVSRGPEWGPLLSRFSTALAGCGVMLLIMRRERPCLEARHGLLAVGLLLVTQASKLWFVPTVSPLAVIVPPTLLLAQGLGTTCGLAWMAVESLLWPMPVNGLGEGRMIIACAIAAVAAIYSRRLRSRAQLLQMAFLLPLGALLAEWLLLSAGGSGAWGRFAPNGNELLSEALLMGILLMLAILLIPILETSFGLLTRARLMELADQERPLLRRLSSEAPGTFEHTLMICGLAEEGARAIGADVDLIRTGALYHDVGKLHAPQWFIENQVEGEKNPHDQLNNPIASAEVLQAHVDEGLKLARRYRLPRRVADFIPEHQGTLKMGYFLHRARELDPSVPEKNFRYRGPIPRSRETGILMLADGCEACLRSLPPNTSDSKAHSTVKRIIEERQRDGQLNKSSLSRAEVELVVRAFVRVWRRMRHRRIPYPIPAQKAFPD, via the coding sequence GTGGTCCGTCTTCCAACCTTAAACAGGCTCTGGCAGAGCTGGTTACGCAGCGAGTCGCCGCAGCGTCCGCTGCTCCGCTGGTCGATGCCCCACAAGGCTGCTCTACTGATGAGTTGCTTTGCTGTAGCAATTATCTCTAGCTGGCCCTGGTTGTTTCAACCGAATTTGAACCCAGGACTTCCAGCTCCATTTGAGGCGCGAGCTCCCAGGGATGCTCGCGTCGTTGACAGTGAAGCTCAAGAGCAAAGGCGATCTCAGCTCGTACAGAGCACCTTTGTGCAAGTGATCGATCAACAAGAAACAACCCGACTCAAAAAACGGCTAGAGCGCAATCTCGCTGAGCTGGAACGTGTTGCTCGCAACAGTGATGCAGGACGGATAGGGCCTGTCAATCTCAACGCCGAAGAACAAATCTGGCTCCAAGCGCGCTCCCAACAAGAACGAAAACGCTGGGATATGGCCATCCGCCGTGCCTCAGAACGCATGCTCAGTCAAGGACTGAACAATCTCGCCCTTGAGCAGCTACAAGAGGCGGCCGCAATTCAATTAGCCGACCTAGGGGAGCAGAACGGCCCTGCCAGAAGTCTTAGCAGCAAGCTGCTCGCCAGCACCTATCAAGGCAGTAGCAATCTGCGCACAGATCCAGCCCTCAGCCAACGCCTCATTGAAGAGCTGATCACCAAACAAGACATTCCAATCATTGAAGTCCGCCGCGGCGATCTGATCACGAGCAAAGGAGAACCCATCAGCCCAAGGGCCTATGCCGTTTTAAATCACTTCGGTCTTGTCAGTCGAGGCCCAGAATGGGGTCCTTTGCTCAGCCGATTCAGTACAGCCCTTGCCGGCTGTGGCGTGATGCTGCTGATCATGCGACGGGAACGTCCCTGCCTAGAAGCACGTCATGGGCTACTGGCAGTGGGATTGCTATTGGTCACTCAGGCCAGCAAACTCTGGTTCGTTCCTACTGTGAGCCCCCTAGCAGTAATCGTTCCGCCGACACTCCTGCTCGCCCAAGGTCTTGGTACAACCTGTGGCTTGGCTTGGATGGCGGTAGAGAGCCTGCTATGGCCTATGCCAGTCAACGGCCTTGGAGAAGGCCGAATGATCATTGCCTGTGCAATCGCTGCAGTGGCAGCTATCTATAGCCGTCGTCTTCGGAGCAGAGCACAGCTGCTGCAAATGGCATTTTTGTTGCCCTTAGGAGCCCTACTGGCTGAGTGGCTGCTCCTTAGTGCCGGCGGCAGCGGGGCCTGGGGTCGATTTGCACCCAATGGCAACGAACTTCTCTCAGAAGCACTGCTAATGGGGATCTTGCTGATGCTAGCGATCCTACTGATCCCAATTTTGGAGACCTCTTTTGGCCTGCTCACCAGAGCCCGCTTGATGGAACTAGCCGATCAAGAGCGTCCCCTTCTGCGCCGCCTCTCCTCAGAAGCTCCAGGGACTTTCGAGCACACATTAATGATCTGCGGACTTGCAGAGGAAGGGGCCAGAGCAATCGGTGCCGATGTCGACCTGATCCGAACCGGTGCCTTGTACCACGATGTTGGCAAGCTCCACGCTCCTCAGTGGTTTATCGAGAATCAGGTCGAAGGAGAAAAAAACCCTCACGATCAACTGAACAATCCCATCGCCAGCGCAGAGGTCCTTCAAGCCCATGTGGATGAGGGATTAAAACTTGCCCGTCGCTACCGCCTACCGCGCCGAGTAGCGGACTTCATCCCTGAGCATCAAGGCACCTTGAAGATGGGGTATTTCCTTCATCGTGCAAGAGAACTGGACCCCTCCGTTCCCGAAAAGAACTTCCGCTACCGCGGACCGATACCTCGTTCCCGAGAGACCGGAATCTTAATGCTGGCCGACGGCTGTGAAGCATGCCTTCGATCCCTACCACCGAACACCTCTGATAGCAAGGCACACTCCACTGTGAAGAGGATTATTGAGGAGCGGCAACGGGATGGTCAACTGAATAAAAGCAGCCTCAGCCGAGCCGAAGTAGAACTCGTTGTGCGAGCTTTCGTACGCGTCTGGCGACGCATGCGCCATCGCCGTATCCCTTACCCGATACCTGCACAAAAGGCTTTCCCCGATTAA
- the folD gene encoding bifunctional methylenetetrahydrofolate dehydrogenase/methenyltetrahydrofolate cyclohydrolase FolD, with amino-acid sequence MALRLDGKQLAAELEQRLQAEIAAGLVQAGRPPGLAVLRIGDDPASGVYVANKQKACGRIGVASHLTHLPETVSVSKVLATIQALNIDERVDGILLQLPLPKGLDEGPLLAAIDPEKDADGLHTLNLGRLLKGEPGPRSCTPAGVMALLARHQISLERKRAVVIGRSILVGQPMALMLQAANATVSVAHSHTGDLASLTQQADVLVVAAGRARMIGAEHVKPGAVVVDVGIHRLPLDPELGTQAKARLCGDVRTQEVEPLASALTPVPGGVGPMTVTMLLVNTVARWQQHCGLPFGLRDLLV; translated from the coding sequence ATGGCCCTTAGGCTTGATGGCAAACAACTGGCCGCAGAATTGGAGCAGCGTCTCCAAGCTGAAATTGCGGCTGGCTTGGTGCAAGCCGGAAGGCCGCCAGGGTTAGCTGTGTTGCGTATTGGGGACGACCCCGCCAGTGGGGTGTATGTGGCCAACAAGCAGAAAGCTTGTGGGCGTATTGGCGTGGCCAGCCATCTAACCCATTTGCCGGAAACGGTTTCAGTTTCAAAGGTTTTGGCCACGATCCAGGCCTTAAACATCGATGAGCGAGTGGACGGCATTCTTTTGCAATTGCCTCTACCCAAGGGCCTTGATGAAGGGCCTTTGCTGGCTGCCATTGATCCCGAGAAGGATGCCGATGGTCTGCATACCCTCAACCTTGGCCGATTGTTGAAAGGTGAACCTGGGCCTCGTAGTTGTACCCCTGCCGGTGTGATGGCCTTGTTGGCACGCCATCAGATTTCTCTGGAGCGGAAAAGGGCTGTTGTGATTGGGCGCAGCATCCTGGTAGGCCAACCAATGGCATTGATGCTTCAGGCGGCCAATGCCACTGTGAGCGTGGCCCATTCTCATACCGGTGATCTGGCCTCGTTAACTCAGCAGGCCGATGTGTTGGTGGTGGCGGCAGGGCGAGCGCGGATGATTGGCGCAGAGCATGTCAAACCCGGAGCAGTGGTTGTCGATGTTGGCATTCATCGCCTTCCCCTAGATCCTGAACTAGGGACGCAAGCCAAGGCCAGGTTGTGTGGAGATGTACGAACGCAAGAAGTTGAACCTTTAGCAAGTGCATTGACCCCTGTCCCTGGTGGTGTAGGTCCGATGACCGTGACCATGCTCTTGGTGAATACCGTGGCTAGATGGCAGCAGCATTGCGGTTTGCCCTTCGGCCTGAGAGATTTGCTGGTTTGA
- a CDS encoding carbohydrate ABC transporter permease, translated as MRRKSLALPLLKGLQLGVLIVLALVILLPLLWLVSTSLKGPAEEIFTNPPALLPAEPSLMAYWRLFADNPLGIYLLNSTVVSCLAVVANLLFCSLAAYPLARMRFAGRGLVLALVVATILIPFQVVMIPLYLLMVQLGLRNSLMALVIPQAATAFGLYLLRQSFLTVPVELEEAARIDGCSRLGEWWNVMIPAARADLITLAMFVFIGTWSDFLWPLVILDDPSLYTLPLGLQQLASSFSLDWRIVAAGSVVSILPVLALFILLQRFILPSASGDAVKG; from the coding sequence ATGAGGCGTAAGAGCTTGGCTTTGCCACTGCTGAAAGGTCTTCAGTTAGGGGTCCTTATCGTGTTGGCGCTTGTCATTCTCCTTCCATTGCTTTGGCTGGTAAGCACGTCTTTGAAAGGGCCCGCTGAAGAGATTTTTACTAATCCTCCAGCCTTACTACCTGCTGAACCGAGCCTGATGGCGTATTGGCGACTATTCGCCGACAATCCGCTAGGGATTTATTTGCTCAACAGCACAGTAGTGAGCTGTTTGGCGGTGGTGGCCAATTTGCTTTTCTGCTCCCTGGCGGCCTATCCACTCGCTCGGATGCGCTTTGCCGGAAGAGGTCTGGTCTTGGCCCTTGTGGTGGCAACCATCCTCATTCCTTTTCAGGTGGTGATGATCCCTTTGTATCTTTTGATGGTGCAGTTGGGATTGCGTAACTCTCTGATGGCCTTGGTGATTCCACAGGCCGCAACAGCCTTTGGGCTCTATCTCTTGCGACAGAGTTTTTTGACGGTGCCCGTGGAACTTGAAGAGGCTGCGCGAATCGATGGTTGTAGTCGATTGGGTGAATGGTGGAACGTGATGATTCCGGCTGCTCGTGCTGATCTAATCACCCTGGCCATGTTTGTGTTTATCGGCACTTGGAGCGATTTCCTTTGGCCTTTGGTGATCTTGGATGACCCCAGCCTTTACACCCTTCCACTTGGCCTACAGCAGCTCGCCAGCAGCTTCTCTCTTGACTGGAGAATTGTGGCAGCTGGGTCGGTGGTGTCGATTTTGCCGGTGCTGGCACTCTTCATCCTTTTGCAGCGTTTTATTCTCCCTAGTGCAAGTGGTGATGCGGTGAAGGGATAG
- a CDS encoding Nif11-like leader peptide family natural product precursor, whose protein sequence is MSIKDLDRLLALRKEDPLLDKQLEDSIEVEQFLELAQDRGLDVTEADLFAAQQRDEGSLPAEELQRRMAEESRRLRHFIQG, encoded by the coding sequence GTGTCGATTAAGGACCTAGACCGTCTGTTGGCTTTAAGGAAGGAGGATCCATTGCTTGATAAGCAACTTGAGGACTCTATCGAGGTTGAGCAGTTCCTGGAGTTAGCCCAGGACCGTGGGCTTGATGTGACGGAAGCTGATCTTTTTGCTGCTCAACAACGCGATGAGGGTTCTCTTCCTGCTGAGGAATTGCAACGCCGCATGGCTGAAGAGTCTCGTCGTTTGCGTCACTTCATCCAAGGCTGA
- a CDS encoding 2-isopropylmalate synthase, producing the protein MAKDPGRVLIFDTTLRDGEQSPGASLNLEEKLAIAQQLARLGVDVIEAGFPFASQGDFAAVQRIAQQVGGDEGPIICGLARASRADIKACADAVAPAPRRRIHTFIATSDIHLEHKLRKSRAEVLAIVPEMVAYARSLVDDVEFSCEDAARSDPEFLYEVIEAAIAAGAGTINIPDTVGFTTPSEFGALIAGIDCHVPNMNEAVISVHGHNDLGLAVANFLEAVKSGARQFECTINGIGERAGNAALEELVMALYVRRRYFNPFFGREPDSPTPLTAVRTEEITKTSRLVSNLTGMVVQPNKAIVGSNAFAHESGIHQDGVLKNRLTYEIVDARTVGLSDNRISLGKLSGRSAVRARLEELGYDLTREDLDEAFARFKDLADRKRDITDRDLEAIVSEQVQQSEARFQLRLVQVSCGSSLRPTATVILAQEDGQEQTAAAVGTGPVDAVCRALNALAGEPNELIEFSVKSVTEGIDAMGEVTIRLRRDGQLFSGHSADTDVVVAAAQAFVNALNRLVAGCGRQSLHPQHDAVLADLRSGI; encoded by the coding sequence ATGGCCAAGGATCCAGGCCGCGTTTTGATTTTTGACACCACCCTCAGGGATGGAGAGCAGTCCCCTGGGGCAAGTCTCAATCTTGAGGAAAAGCTGGCTATTGCCCAGCAACTCGCTCGTTTGGGTGTGGATGTGATAGAAGCTGGCTTTCCTTTTGCCAGCCAGGGCGATTTTGCTGCCGTGCAACGTATTGCCCAGCAGGTTGGTGGGGATGAAGGGCCAATCATTTGTGGCTTGGCTAGGGCTTCGCGTGCTGATATCAAGGCTTGTGCTGATGCCGTTGCCCCAGCACCTCGACGACGAATTCACACATTCATTGCCACGAGTGATATTCACTTGGAGCACAAGCTGCGTAAATCTCGGGCGGAGGTTCTGGCGATTGTTCCAGAGATGGTTGCCTACGCCCGCTCACTTGTTGATGATGTTGAGTTCTCTTGTGAGGACGCCGCTAGAAGCGATCCTGAGTTTCTTTATGAGGTGATCGAGGCTGCGATTGCTGCGGGGGCGGGCACCATCAATATCCCCGACACAGTTGGTTTTACAACTCCCTCTGAGTTCGGGGCGTTGATTGCTGGTATCGATTGCCATGTTCCAAACATGAATGAGGCGGTTATTTCTGTTCATGGTCACAACGACCTCGGACTGGCTGTAGCCAATTTTTTAGAAGCTGTGAAGAGTGGAGCCCGGCAGTTTGAATGCACAATCAACGGCATTGGAGAGCGAGCAGGGAATGCTGCGCTTGAGGAGTTGGTGATGGCTTTGTATGTGAGGCGGCGTTATTTCAATCCCTTCTTTGGGCGTGAACCTGATAGCCCTACTCCTCTAACAGCCGTTCGCACGGAGGAAATCACCAAGACCTCTCGATTGGTCTCAAATCTCACCGGCATGGTGGTGCAGCCCAATAAGGCGATTGTAGGCAGCAATGCTTTCGCCCATGAGTCTGGTATTCATCAAGATGGTGTGCTTAAAAATCGTCTGACTTATGAAATTGTTGATGCCCGTACGGTTGGGCTGAGCGACAATCGGATCTCGCTTGGCAAGCTAAGTGGCCGCAGTGCCGTCCGAGCTCGCCTTGAGGAGCTCGGTTACGACTTGACTCGGGAGGATCTTGACGAGGCCTTTGCACGATTTAAGGATCTGGCCGATCGCAAGCGCGATATAACCGATCGAGATCTTGAGGCCATTGTCAGCGAACAGGTTCAGCAGTCTGAAGCTCGTTTTCAGTTACGACTGGTGCAAGTCAGTTGCGGTAGCAGTCTTAGGCCTACGGCTACTGTCATTCTTGCGCAAGAGGATGGACAGGAGCAGACTGCCGCTGCAGTGGGCACCGGTCCAGTAGATGCTGTCTGTCGTGCATTGAATGCTCTAGCTGGCGAACCTAATGAGCTGATCGAGTTCTCGGTGAAGTCGGTAACGGAAGGGATTGATGCGATGGGTGAAGTCACGATTCGGCTACGTCGGGATGGGCAGCTTTTCTCAGGTCATTCCGCTGACACTGATGTGGTTGTTGCTGCAGCTCAAGCATTTGTGAATGCGCTTAATCGGCTGGTGGCAGGTTGCGGTCGCCAGTCTCTTCATCCCCAACATGATGCTGTGCTAGCTGATCTACGGTCAGGCATCTGA
- the crtL gene encoding lycopene beta cyclase, with amino-acid sequence MTSRTDVLVMGAGPAALCIVAELVEQGLAVTALASHTPEQPWPNTYGIWAEELESLGMASLLGQRWTNTVSYFGDGDNEEGLAPIQHHFDYGLFDPAALQDSLLSRCGELSWNVETAVSIKVLGRDTEVLCHSGNAYRARVVIDASGHRSRFIRRPDHGPVAEQAAYGVVGRFSSSPVESGQFVLMDFRPDHLSDEQREKPPSFLYAMDFGEGIFFVEETSLACAPPLSWSELRERLHARLSHRGVEIKEVIHEEYCLFPMNLPLPDRRQPLLAFGGAASMVHPASGYMVGALLRRAPALAKHLAMALAVEPPLDSSALAREGWQVLWSPELVQRHRLYQFGLRRLMSFDEARLRSFFATFFRLPREDWAGFLANTLPLPRLLMVMLRLFLLSSWEIRLGMLFGASST; translated from the coding sequence TTGACCAGTCGTACGGATGTTTTAGTGATGGGAGCTGGTCCGGCGGCTCTCTGTATCGTTGCTGAGTTAGTCGAGCAAGGCTTGGCAGTGACTGCCCTCGCCTCGCATACACCTGAGCAGCCATGGCCCAATACTTATGGAATCTGGGCTGAGGAGCTTGAGTCTCTTGGGATGGCTTCTTTACTGGGCCAGCGTTGGACCAACACAGTTAGCTATTTCGGTGATGGTGATAACGAGGAGGGTCTTGCTCCAATTCAACATCATTTCGACTACGGCCTTTTCGATCCAGCCGCATTACAAGATTCATTGCTGAGTCGTTGTGGTGAATTGAGTTGGAATGTTGAAACCGCTGTGAGCATTAAGGTGTTGGGGAGAGATACGGAAGTTCTCTGTCACTCTGGCAACGCTTATCGAGCACGGGTTGTCATTGATGCCAGTGGTCATCGCAGTCGATTTATCCGTCGCCCTGATCATGGGCCCGTAGCGGAGCAGGCGGCCTATGGCGTCGTGGGACGCTTCAGTTCATCACCAGTGGAGTCTGGTCAGTTCGTATTAATGGATTTTCGTCCCGACCATCTCAGTGATGAACAACGAGAGAAACCCCCCAGCTTTCTCTATGCCATGGATTTTGGTGAGGGAATCTTTTTTGTTGAGGAGACTTCGCTTGCCTGCGCGCCTCCATTGTCATGGAGTGAATTAAGGGAAAGGCTGCATGCACGCTTGTCTCACCGCGGGGTGGAGATTAAAGAAGTGATCCATGAGGAATATTGCCTGTTCCCGATGAACTTGCCTTTGCCTGATCGTCGTCAACCTTTGCTCGCGTTTGGTGGTGCAGCAAGCATGGTCCATCCTGCTTCGGGCTACATGGTTGGAGCTCTTTTACGTCGAGCTCCGGCATTGGCAAAGCATTTGGCAATGGCTTTGGCTGTGGAGCCTCCTCTGGATTCTTCCGCTCTTGCTAGGGAAGGGTGGCAGGTGCTTTGGTCGCCGGAGCTTGTGCAGCGTCATCGCCTTTATCAGTTTGGTTTGCGGCGACTGATGAGCTTTGACGAAGCTCGCTTGCGCAGCTTCTTTGCCACTTTCTTTCGGTTGCCACGTGAGGATTGGGCAGGTTTTCTGGCCAACACGCTGCCACTACCTCGTCTTCTGATGGTGATGCTGCGGTTGTTCTTGCTTTCCTCCTGGGAGATTCGGTTAGGGATGCTTTTTGGGGCCTCTTCGACCTAG
- a CDS encoding RluA family pseudouridine synthase: MRILFQDSWLIAVEKPPGLLSQPGLGVDQQDSLIGRMQFIDPELRLVHRLDRDTSGLLLLARGAESLRRCSMLFSARRVRKLYLAVVVGRMNRNAGTISFPIARLQKNPPLYGKNPQGKESRSQWRVRSCHANGSTLWLWPLTGRSHQLRAHLASVGHPILGDPIYGKEVFFERMYLHATALSFRHPFTGLRLRLRSRAPFLPAQEN; this comes from the coding sequence ATGAGGATTTTATTTCAGGATTCCTGGCTAATAGCTGTGGAGAAGCCACCAGGCTTATTGAGTCAGCCTGGTCTTGGTGTTGATCAGCAGGATTCTCTGATTGGTCGCATGCAGTTTATTGACCCTGAGCTGCGATTGGTGCATCGCCTTGATCGAGATACTTCAGGGTTGTTGTTGTTGGCGCGAGGGGCGGAGAGCTTGCGGCGTTGCAGCATGCTTTTTTCAGCGCGTCGAGTGCGCAAGCTTTATTTGGCAGTGGTGGTTGGCCGGATGAATCGCAATGCTGGAACGATCAGCTTCCCGATAGCCCGGCTACAGAAGAATCCGCCTCTATATGGCAAGAACCCGCAAGGGAAAGAAAGCCGATCCCAATGGAGGGTTAGAAGCTGCCACGCAAACGGCTCAACGTTATGGCTTTGGCCCTTGACAGGTCGATCCCATCAATTGCGTGCACACTTAGCAAGTGTTGGACATCCGATTTTGGGTGATCCGATTTATGGCAAAGAAGTTTTCTTTGAAAGGATGTATCTACATGCGACAGCCTTGAGCTTTCGACATCCTTTTACAGGCCTGAGGCTTCGCCTACGAAGTAGGGCTCCATTCCTTCCTGCTCAGGAAAATTAA
- a CDS encoding glycoside hydrolase family 57 protein has product MGKGALALVLHAHLPYVRSAEPDSLEEDWFFQALIECYLPLLQVLEEAAAAPNQHPRLTISLSPTLLSLLSDDDLKHRFPAWLAVRLDLLAQTSSDLQPAADHLAEIIQRHLHQWLACEGDLIGRFAQLQRSKVVDLLTCGATHGYMPLLREHPEAVRGQLRTAVREHLRLVGEQPLGIWLPECAYYEGLDRWILDAGLRYTVLDGHGLLHATPRPRYGVYAPICSRNGVAFFGRDSDATLPVWSAEQGYPGDPFYREFHRDLGWDLPIEQLHEIGLKEPRPLGLKMHRVTDQTSPLDAKAVYEPAIACARTKEHAQLYLKGRRIQLDQLANTMAIEPLLVAPFDAELFGHWWFEGPTFLAEIFRQASKEQVYFTRLRDVLTSNPQLQLCEPCPSSWGQGGYHDYWLNDSNAWVVPEWSRAGKAMVERCSLGVARESDLRLLQQAARELLLAQSSDWSFILRAGTTTELAKERIHRHLNRFWQLMQAINDKQHLPEDWLITLESEDGLFPFIQATDWARIRD; this is encoded by the coding sequence GTGGGCAAAGGTGCTCTGGCCCTGGTTCTCCATGCCCATCTCCCATATGTGCGATCGGCAGAGCCCGATTCATTGGAAGAAGACTGGTTTTTTCAAGCCCTGATTGAGTGCTATTTACCTCTTCTCCAGGTTCTGGAAGAAGCTGCCGCAGCACCCAACCAACACCCCAGGCTCACGATCAGCCTTTCTCCGACCCTGCTCTCCCTACTCAGTGACGACGATCTAAAACACCGATTCCCCGCCTGGCTCGCTGTTCGTCTGGACCTCCTAGCCCAAACCTCCTCAGACCTACAACCTGCAGCGGACCACCTCGCTGAGATCATCCAACGACATCTGCATCAGTGGTTGGCATGCGAAGGCGATCTCATTGGTCGCTTTGCCCAACTTCAAAGGTCAAAGGTTGTCGACCTGCTCACCTGCGGAGCCACCCATGGCTACATGCCATTACTGAGGGAACACCCTGAGGCAGTGCGTGGTCAGTTGCGCACTGCCGTGCGCGAGCACCTCCGCCTAGTAGGAGAGCAGCCCCTGGGAATCTGGCTGCCTGAATGTGCCTACTACGAAGGGCTGGACCGTTGGATACTCGATGCTGGACTGCGCTACACCGTGCTCGACGGACATGGCCTCCTGCATGCCACTCCTCGTCCACGTTATGGCGTATATGCCCCAATCTGCAGCCGAAATGGCGTGGCCTTCTTCGGCAGAGACAGTGATGCCACGCTTCCTGTCTGGTCAGCAGAGCAAGGATATCCAGGCGACCCTTTTTACCGTGAATTTCATAGGGATCTTGGTTGGGACCTACCAATCGAACAACTCCATGAGATCGGGCTAAAGGAACCCAGACCCTTAGGGCTGAAAATGCATCGAGTGACAGACCAAACGTCACCCCTTGATGCCAAAGCAGTTTATGAGCCCGCCATAGCTTGCGCACGTACCAAAGAACACGCTCAGCTCTACCTAAAGGGTCGCCGTATCCAACTCGATCAATTAGCTAACACCATGGCCATCGAGCCATTGTTAGTGGCTCCCTTCGACGCAGAGCTCTTTGGACACTGGTGGTTTGAGGGGCCAACTTTCCTTGCCGAAATCTTCCGCCAGGCCAGCAAGGAGCAAGTGTATTTCACCAGGCTGCGAGACGTCCTCACATCAAACCCCCAACTCCAACTTTGTGAACCATGTCCCTCAAGCTGGGGGCAAGGTGGCTACCACGACTATTGGCTCAATGACAGCAATGCATGGGTGGTTCCTGAGTGGAGCCGAGCCGGAAAAGCAATGGTGGAGAGATGCAGCCTAGGAGTTGCTCGAGAATCGGACCTACGGCTGCTGCAACAGGCTGCTCGAGAACTTCTCCTGGCCCAGTCCTCTGACTGGAGTTTCATTCTGCGAGCAGGCACAACCACGGAGCTTGCGAAGGAACGCATCCATCGCCACCTCAACCGCTTCTGGCAATTAATGCAGGCCATCAATGACAAGCAACATCTGCCCGAAGACTGGCTGATCACACTCGAATCGGAAGATGGCCTCTTCCCATTCATTCAAGCGACGGACTGGGCTCGCATTCGTGACTAG
- the crtE gene encoding geranylgeranyl diphosphate synthase CrtE, with amino-acid sequence MAAAVSTFFDFPAYLAAAKASVEEALDDSLGPERPEQLREAMRYSLLAGGKRLRPILCLAACELAGGEPAEALPTAVALEMIHTMSLIHDDLPAMDNDDLRRGRPTNHKVYGDAVAILAGDALLTRSFEMVALRSPGVPPERLLKVVGELSLVAGAPGLVGGQVVDLECEGKEVDLETLEFIHLHKTGALLSACVICGALIGGAEDDLIDALRIYARGIGLAFQIIDDILDVTASSDVLGKTAGKDLLADKTTYPKLLGLDESRRRAELLVSEAKAALEPWQASAAPLLALADYITSRDR; translated from the coding sequence ATGGCGGCGGCGGTCAGCACCTTCTTCGACTTCCCTGCTTATTTGGCTGCGGCCAAAGCCAGCGTTGAAGAGGCATTGGATGATTCGCTTGGCCCTGAGCGCCCTGAGCAACTCAGGGAGGCCATGCGCTACTCCCTTTTGGCGGGTGGTAAGCGTTTACGCCCCATCCTTTGCCTAGCAGCTTGCGAACTTGCTGGAGGTGAACCGGCAGAGGCTCTGCCGACAGCAGTGGCTTTGGAAATGATTCACACGATGTCGCTGATTCATGACGATCTCCCCGCCATGGATAACGACGATTTACGCCGCGGTCGTCCCACCAATCACAAGGTTTATGGCGATGCTGTTGCCATTCTCGCGGGTGATGCGCTGCTTACACGTTCTTTCGAGATGGTTGCCTTGCGCAGTCCGGGAGTACCCCCAGAGCGGCTGTTGAAGGTTGTTGGCGAGCTTTCTCTCGTTGCTGGTGCTCCTGGTTTGGTGGGGGGGCAGGTTGTGGATCTGGAGTGTGAGGGCAAAGAGGTGGATCTGGAGACTTTGGAGTTCATTCATCTCCATAAGACCGGGGCCTTGTTGAGTGCTTGTGTGATCTGCGGAGCATTGATTGGTGGAGCAGAAGACGATTTGATTGATGCACTACGCATCTATGCGAGAGGGATTGGTTTGGCGTTTCAGATCATTGATGACATCCTTGATGTGACAGCGAGCAGTGATGTTCTTGGCAAAACTGCTGGCAAGGATCTGCTTGCTGATAAGACCACCTATCCCAAATTGTTGGGTTTAGACGAATCCCGCCGGCGAGCAGAACTCCTTGTGAGCGAAGCCAAGGCAGCACTAGAGCCTTGGCAAGCTTCTGCTGCACCTTTGCTGGCACTAGCCGATTACATCACCAGCCGCGATCGATGA